The following proteins are co-located in the Oncorhynchus clarkii lewisi isolate Uvic-CL-2024 chromosome 30, UVic_Ocla_1.0, whole genome shotgun sequence genome:
- the LOC139389660 gene encoding follistatin-A isoform X1 codes for MLRMLQKLRLQPGMIILLIWLCHFMEDQKVQAGNCWLQQGKNGRCQVLYVPGMSREECCRSGRLGTSWTEEDVPNSTLFRWMIFNGGAPNCIPCKETCDNVDCGPGKSCKMNRRSKPRCVCAPDCSDVTWKGPVCGSDGKTYKDECALLKSKCKVHLDLDVQYQGKCKKTCRDVLCPGSSTCVVDQTNNAYCVTCNRICPEQTSPQQFLCGNDGIIYTSACHLRRATCLLGTSIGVAYQGKCIKAKSCEDIQCSVGKKCLWDARMSRGRCSLCEEACPESRMDEAVCASDNTTYPSECVMKQTACSLGTLLEVKHSGSCNSITEDREEEEEEQEDQDYMVHIHLSPLLDG; via the exons ATGCTCAGGATGCTACAGAAACTCCGTCTCCAGCCAGGGATGATTATATTATTGATATGGCTCTGTCATTTCATGGAAGATCAAAAAGTACAAG CTGGCAACTGCTGGTTACAGCAAGGGAAGAACGGGAGGTGTCAGGTGCTCTACGTGCCGGGGATGAGCCGAGAGGAGTGTTGTCGAAGCGGGAGGCTGGGGACGTCATGGACCGAGGAGGATGTACCCAACAGCACCTTGTTCCGGTGGATGATCTTTAACGGCGGAGCCCCTAACTGCATACCCTGCAAAG AAACGTGTGACAACGTGGACTGTGGACCCGGAAAGAGCTGCAAGATGAACCGGCGGAGTAAGCCGCGCTGCGTCTGCGCTCCAGACTGCTCCGACGTCACTTGGAAAGGACCTGTCTGCGGGTCGGATGGAAAGACATACAAAGACGAGTGCGCGTTGCTCAAGTCCAAATGTAAAGTCCATCTGGACCTGGATGTGCAGTACCAGGGCAAATGCAAAA AGACCTGCCGTGACGTCTTGTGCCCGGGAAGCTCCACGTGCGTCGTGGACCAGACAAATAACGCGTACTGTGTGACCTGTAATCGGATCTGCCCTGAACAGACGTCACCGCAGCAGTTCCTGTGTGGCAACGACGGGATCATCTACACCAGCGCGTGCCATCTGAGGAGGGCGACATGTCTCCTGGGAACATCCATAGGAGTAGCATACCAGGGGAAATGCATCA AGGCCAAGTCGTGCGAGGACATCCAATGCAGTGTGGGAAAGAAGTGTCTGTGGGACGCCAGGATGAGCCGAGGCCGCTGCTCCCTCTGTGAGGAGGCGTGTCCAGAGAGCCGGATGGACGAGGCGGTGTGCGCCAGCGACAACACCACCTACCCCTCAGAGTGTGTTATGAAGCAGACTGCCTGCTCTCTGGGAACGCTCCTGGAGGTTAAGCATTCAGGATCTTGCAACT CCATAACAGAAGAccgtgaggaagaggaggaggagcaagaagATCAGGACTACATGGTTCACATCCATCTGTCCCCCTTATTGGATGGATAG
- the LOC139389660 gene encoding follistatin-A isoform X2: protein MLRMLQKLRLQPGMIILLIWLCHFMEDQKVQAGNCWLQQGKNGRCQVLYVPGMSREECCRSGRLGTSWTEEDVPNSTLFRWMIFNGGAPNCIPCKETCDNVDCGPGKSCKMNRRSKPRCVCAPDCSDVTWKGPVCGSDGKTYKDECALLKSKCKVHLDLDVQYQGKCKKTCRDVLCPGSSTCVVDQTNNAYCVTCNRICPEQTSPQQFLCGNDGIIYTSACHLRRATCLLGTSIGVAYQGKCIKAKSCEDIQCSVGKKCLWDARMSRGRCSLCEEACPESRMDEAVCASDNTTYPSECVMKQTACSLGTLLEVKHSGSCNCK, encoded by the exons ATGCTCAGGATGCTACAGAAACTCCGTCTCCAGCCAGGGATGATTATATTATTGATATGGCTCTGTCATTTCATGGAAGATCAAAAAGTACAAG CTGGCAACTGCTGGTTACAGCAAGGGAAGAACGGGAGGTGTCAGGTGCTCTACGTGCCGGGGATGAGCCGAGAGGAGTGTTGTCGAAGCGGGAGGCTGGGGACGTCATGGACCGAGGAGGATGTACCCAACAGCACCTTGTTCCGGTGGATGATCTTTAACGGCGGAGCCCCTAACTGCATACCCTGCAAAG AAACGTGTGACAACGTGGACTGTGGACCCGGAAAGAGCTGCAAGATGAACCGGCGGAGTAAGCCGCGCTGCGTCTGCGCTCCAGACTGCTCCGACGTCACTTGGAAAGGACCTGTCTGCGGGTCGGATGGAAAGACATACAAAGACGAGTGCGCGTTGCTCAAGTCCAAATGTAAAGTCCATCTGGACCTGGATGTGCAGTACCAGGGCAAATGCAAAA AGACCTGCCGTGACGTCTTGTGCCCGGGAAGCTCCACGTGCGTCGTGGACCAGACAAATAACGCGTACTGTGTGACCTGTAATCGGATCTGCCCTGAACAGACGTCACCGCAGCAGTTCCTGTGTGGCAACGACGGGATCATCTACACCAGCGCGTGCCATCTGAGGAGGGCGACATGTCTCCTGGGAACATCCATAGGAGTAGCATACCAGGGGAAATGCATCA AGGCCAAGTCGTGCGAGGACATCCAATGCAGTGTGGGAAAGAAGTGTCTGTGGGACGCCAGGATGAGCCGAGGCCGCTGCTCCCTCTGTGAGGAGGCGTGTCCAGAGAGCCGGATGGACGAGGCGGTGTGCGCCAGCGACAACACCACCTACCCCTCAGAGTGTGTTATGAAGCAGACTGCCTGCTCTCTGGGAACGCTCCTGGAGGTTAAGCATTCAGGATCTTGCAACTGTAAGTAA